ATCCTATATCTTTCCTAGGCAAATATTCAATTTTGAATTTTAATGTATTATCGTTTAACTTCTTTATTTCTGATAACACAACTTTTTGAATTGCTATTGGGTTTTCTATAGTTTCAAGACCAGTTTCCCTTTCCCATGTTTGAATTTCATCACAAAACCTTAATATGCAGGCCAGTGGGTAATCAGAATATTTAACCCGATTATCAATTGATATTGGAATTTTATGAAGTGAGCATGCTTTCGCTGCTTCATTGATTGATATTTTTATTCCTTCATCAGCAGTTCCATAGAAATTTTTACGTATTGTAAGAGCAGAAAGTATTCCATGATTTAGTTTATTATTCCACTCATCATTAATTTGATTAATCAATTTTTCACCTATTACGCCTTTAAGTTCCTCAAAAGATTTTTTTAAGATTTCCCTTAGTTCATCTTTGGAGTGTGAAGTAGAAATTTTTACTGGATGCATTTCTTCGTCATACCATGGATATTCCTTTAATACGTTATTATTGTTTTCAACAAGTTCAAAAAGTTTTTCTCCAATTATTCCATAATCATGAAATATAGAAGCAATTATCCATGCTCTATTTATGTATTTTTTTATATCTTTTTTTTCTTTTTCAGACAATCTAAGAAAATTATACAATTTTCTTTTGTTTTTAGGTATATCTAAGATAACACAGTTTAAAATATAGTATCCAAGCCAGAAAACGTTAAACACATGTTTTGCATGACTCCATGAACCAGGACTACTTATCAAAGACATGTAATCTTGTTTTATAAATGTATCTAACATATTTGCGAATTGAGTTGTTGGAATTTTTAATTCGGAAGATATATCTCCAAAATTTTCAGAAATTTTATGTAGGTTTTGAAAAGCAGTTAATTGTGGAGAGTAGTTATTAAGCATTTCATACAAAGGATGTTCCCATGGTTCCATATTTTTTGAGATTAAATACTTTTTTAATGTGTCTACAAGTAACTGCCCTGGAATGATATTCCACGGCTCTTTAAGTGTTTTTTCTATTCTCCAAAGAAGATAATTTAAGGGAGTACTTCCTTTATTCCAAATTTCATATATGTTTAAATCTTCTAAGTCATCTATCAACACATCTTTAAAATGAGTGTAAACTACTATTTTGGTTGATGGTGAATAGTGTAAAATAAGTTTAGTAATGTCATGTATGCAATTAATTCCTTCACCATATTCTGGATGTTCTAAATTTTCTGGTAGAAAAAATGCGTCAGTTATAACAAGGTCAAAATTTTTACTAGATAGAGCTTTTCTTATTTTATCTAGAAAATCTACTTTGTCTATTTCATTGTGCTCTGAACTTACTGGTGAAATTAGCTGAACAGAGGTTAAATCTAAATTTTTTTCTAAATTATTCTTTAACCTTTCTCTTTCCTCATCATGTTCTAAGTATAAAATGTTATAACGGTTATTCATTTTGCATCTCCCTTTGAAATGAATCCTTTCCAAATTCTTAAAGAAATTGAAAACTTGTATCCTTTAGTTGGTTTAACAATCTCATGATTGATATCATATAAAACAAATGGAAGAGTTCCCATTTCACCTAATCCATGTCCTATTTCAGGACCAGAAATCTTATTCGATAATCTAAAACTTGTTTCGAAAGTGAAAATAATATGTTGTGGTTTCTCATTTATATAAACATTTATTTTTTCTTTTTCTGTCATTTTTATTGCCTTTAAATCTATATAATTATCAAAGAATGAATAAATTATATCTTCACTAGGCACAATGATAAAAGCTTTACTCTCCAAAACACTTTTATCAACTAAAAGTGTTAAATTGCTAATTTTTGAACATCTACTTTTTAGTTTGTTGGTTATACGGATTGGTGTTGTTAGCCGCTTTTCTAATGAATCTACTATCTCACTTCTTTTAGTGGGAAATATTTGAGATAACATATTTAGCCTTAATAATATACGTTCATCTTTATCATTATCATAATTCCATCCCTTCCAATCATTTAATTCGATTGATAGATTATGACATCTTTTTGATAATAGTGTGAAATCATTTTGAATCTCTTTTTGAAAAGTAAGATCTTGCTGACAACAGATGTTTAGGGAATTAGAAAAATAGATTAGCATTTTTCCAAAATAATCGATGTCTATCATTGAAAGATTTTCTCTTTCATGGTGAATTATGACTTTTTTAGATTTTATAAATCTGGATAGAAGGGAAGGTATAAGGTGTTTGTGTTCGTTTCTTATAGCTCGAACAGTGTGGTCCATTATAAACAATAACGAAGGTACAAAAGGATGAGTAGAATTGTTATTAAGGTATCTTTTTAGTTCATTGCATGCCATTAAAGTTATTGTGCTGTTTGTGTTTTTATTGTCAATAAGTGAAACGATTTTTTCTCTAATCAAATCAATTTTATTTTGCGATCTTTTCTTTTCTTTAAATTTATGTTCTATATACAATAATGCTAATTCAATACTCTTTAATAAAATATCAGTTTTAGTCCCATCTAAATCATCTTCTTCTTTAATCTTGCAGACGCAATCAACAGCATATAGTAAAATAATTTCCAATTCTTTGCGCCCTTCGATATCTGGTGTGGCATATGCCTTACCAACTTCAGGAAGTATTTTTTTTAGAAGATAAGAACCTTTTTCGATCTCTACTTTAAGCACGTCAAATAACAATCCTTTATGTGCCCAGTTAGCAGTAAATTTCTTCCAATCATTAAAAATTATTTTATAAATTTCAACTTTTACTAAATTTAGGTTTACATCATCATGGTTCTTAATATCCGTAATTATACTAATCAATTCTTCATATGGACATCCGCGGTTTCTACGCGTATGAATCTCCCATAGAGCTCCTTCTAAAGTAAAGTATTGTCTTCCCAGTATGTTAAAAGGCTCAATAAATTTTCGAGTTTTATAACTATTTATGAATTTTGGACTTTCAATTCCATAGGGTTTAAATTCATCCAACCTTTTATCGATTTCATCAGCGATATATTTTAAATTAGCTTTTTCGTTATACTTGATATAATTTAGCCACGCAATTTCGTTACAATAAATACAATCTTCTTTCGATAATGCCGGCATATCTAAAGCAACCCAATTATGATATTTAAACTTAATTTTTGGGAAATCTAAATCATCGTTATAATCTATACATTTTATTGAACGGATATTATTAGTATCAAATAAAGTAATTTCCTTAATACTTTCGTATAAAGTTCCTTTTGCTCTTCCTTTTCTATCAATTATTGCATAGTAAACTATCTTATCAACAACTGGATGACATAATGGCACATCAGAATCCCTGTAAACTTTCTTTATTTTTCTTACAAGAGCTCGAATTATTGTTTCTATAGTTCGAGCAGAATATATTGCATCATCAATAATAAGAAAACTAATAGGTCTTGGAGGTTCTCCTTCAGAGCCGTAATGAATATATTTAATAACATCTTTCGCTTTGTTGTATAATAAATCGCTAACCTGTTTTGGTTGTATATAGAATGAACTGTTGGTCAATGCTCTAGCTTCTACACTGTATGTGCTTCCAAGAGTCCGACCTATTTTGATTGCAATGTATTGTCGAAGTTTTGGAATTATATGACGAATATTTGAATGAAATGGAACTAACAGATGATTTAAATTTTCATCTATACAAACTTCCCCAATATCTCTAAGTATCTTTCCTCCAATTATTGCATTCTGAATTAATTTAGGAATACAAGTTGTAACACGAAAATGATGTTTTCCTGAAACCCAATGTCCGAATCTTAATACATTCTCTTTTTCTGCTAATTTAAGTTTTTCTTTTAGTATGATATTATTTGATGGATTGCTCTTAAGATTATTGTATTTAAACGGCTTTAAAGAAAAAGGCTCTATTAAATATTTTTCACCGGTTGCCGTTCTATCAGAGTGCTTAACTTTGGCCAAAAAAAAGGTGTCCAGTTCATATTCAATCAACTTTCTTTTTTTAATCCAACTTATTGATTTTTCATCAGTTTCAACATCGATTAGATGTAGAAATGAAAGTAAACCTAACGCTTCTCCATTTTCACTTTTAATAATGCCTTCACTTTCACATCTCATTTTATGAAATTTTAATACCATTTCTGTGCTATGACCTTCTCTAACCAAATCAGAAACTATAAAAAATGGTATTTTTAATAATTCCTCTGTAAGTAAACCTTCGTCATCTAATGCTCCAAAATGACCAAGGTTTATTATGTAAACATTTATATCTGGCAGCTCTTTCGCGATTGATCTTGCAACCATTTCTGCAGGAGCTGTAACGCACAACATTAAAATTTCATTCGGAATGCCTTTATTAAATTTTTGATAGACTCCTTCAGATAACCACTTTCCTATTTGCCTGTTATAAGTAAGATTTTCCAGAACCGGTAATGTCCATAAAAATTCACCTACCATTATATTTGATGTTGGAAGACGATATCTACCCTTTCTTTGCCATGCTTCTGAAACATATAAAATATTCTCAATATTTTCATTAATTGTTTCCGATTTTGTAGCTAAGATCTTCGCCTTATTAATTTTGCAAACATATCTATTGTTTTTCTTTTTTATAACATCATCGTTCGATTTGCGAAATATTTCAATTGGAGAATCTTTATCAACTTTGATAAATGTATCAGGATTAATAAACAAACTCATAAACAGATCATGGGCTTCAATATTTCCTCCAAACCCAAGAAATTTTATCTTATTTTCAATAGTTAATACTGGCAATATTCGATGTTTATCACATAATGTGATAAAAAAATCACTATTTACTGCATCAGGGTTACCTTTTAGAATATCATGGAACGCCTTTTCAGAATATGAAATCTGGTCTATTATTCCTTCTGGTACACCTATTAAAATACATCTTTTTCTAAATAATATATCTGCTTGTGTACTCAAAAAAAATACAACATCTTCATACTTCCAGTCATTACCATAAAAGTCGTAAACAACAAGTTGATTTAAACCGAGGCAACTGAAACGTTCAGTGTTTTCGGAAATTTTTTTAAGACTATTCTTATCTAATCTATTAACACCTTTAAAAAAAGTAATAACAGGTATTATGTGGTTTTTCTCGAACAGTTCATTTGTAGGTGGAGTTGGAAAAATTTTGCATTGCTTTTCTTGGTCGATTGTTAGTGGAACTATTATTTGTATTTGAGTACCTATTGTATTATCCACGTACTTTTTATATGTTGGAATAATTCCGATACGATCTGAATACCTATCTAATATCAGTGTATTTGGATCAAGATCATAAATCATATCCCATCCACCACTCAAAATTCTTAGTGCTCCTCCATACTTTGCTAAACTTCTTAATATGCGATGTAATGCGTGGATAGAACCAATTCTGTTTTCAGATTTTTTATTTGTTCCTAATTCGTGCACTGAAAATGCAAGAACATTCTCTTCTATGTTTTCATCGTATTTAGTTTCAATTCCATATTTTAATGACACATTATGGTATTCAGCGCACAATGAATGAGTTATGCCTACTCCTCGATCACCAATACATACTTCCAACGCATCTTTGGCTCTCCTTAAAGTTTTACGAAGTCTATTGTTAAAATATTTATAAGATTTTGAATCAACAATCCTTATACCTAAATAGCCTGCAGTAGCTAAATGTTGTTTAAAATTTACCTTAGCATGCTCTTCAACATTTTTTACAAGTTGTAATCCGAAAAAACTTAAAAATTCACCATCACATATTAAAGGAAAGTTAATATATTCTTCAATTCCATCAATCCACTCTCTTATCGATGAAATATCTACATATGCATTGGATTCGTTATGATTTGAATTTAGATAACTAGAGAACTCATTTGTACCCATTATTGGAAATACTTTTCTACCAATTTTGTATACTTCACCATTTTCTGGTAATGGCTCTCCATCACTCAATGAAAAAATTAAGAATCTTCCTTGTGGCTTTTCTTTAGTTGATGATGACAATACTTGAGTAAATCCTATAAATTTTAAAAATCCTCGCACTTGTTTATCATCTGGAAAAATTATTTTTACATATTTTTCATGATCTGTTAGAATTTCAATAATTATTAACAATCTAATTGCGAACCACAATGAAGCCCTCTTCATATCCTTTAAATCAATTACAAATGGTTTAAGATGATTATTTTCAATTTTATTAGCTATCACTAAATTCGCATTATGGTGTGTCTCATCTATTTTAAAATATAGTCCTGACAATTTATTCTCCTAAGTTTACTATAAATATGATCTTCATTAATTCCTAAATCTTCTAAATATCATTCAAATATTTTTACATAGAAAGATTTTTAATATGAGCTATCAGTTTGCAAGCATAAGCTCGCACATCAAGCAGACAGTTTATCAGGGGATGCTTGTCGATTTCGGTGTTGATGACCTGAATGACATCTGCATAGCTATCACTCCAACTGGATTTTTTTGCCCGATGGGGACTTCCTGCTCAGGGAACTCAAACAGGGCACCCTATAAGAAGCACCAAACTGCGCTTGGCGCACTAACGTATCTCTAAATAGCCGTTATAAAGTGCAGCGGAATATTTATTCAGTGGAAAGATGTCTTGCTGCAAAACAGGCCATTTTACGGCAAAAGTAAGCTCTTCTTTGATTATTTGATGTTATTAAAATTCTTGTATAACCCTCTGTTTAGTAAGTAGAATTAGATTTATCGACCTTTTCTTCTTTAGTCGCTACTGTTCCGCATTGGCTCACTTATTATTGAATTATCGAGTTTTCCACATAAGCAACGCTTTTCTGTTATAAGCAAACTCAGGTATTCCCGTGTTTACCATTTTAGGAACTATGACGGCCTTTACCCATTTATGAAGGTGACAGATTTTGCGTATTAGAACATTATGTGCGAAAAGCGGAAAAAAAGCTGAAAGCCTTTTTACTTGTTTCGCCTGGCATATGTCTTTGACTTCAGGTAACGCCAATTCTGGATCAAGAATCTTGAAATGGAGGAGCGTTCCTAATCAACTTGATTTTGAGCAAAAGATCAAGAAAAAATCCAGGGAGGCCAGGCTGAAATGTAGGGTTAGATATTTACTGGCGGCATCTTGCCAAGGGGATAGGGGGTCAGATCTTAATTATTAATTATTCGAATAGCCTTATGCGCAATCCCACCTTCAACCAATAAAAAAGGGGTTGCAGTTTGATGACTGCAACCCCTTGAATGTTCTGGCGCGCCCGGCAGGATTCGAACCTGCGACCTACGGATTCGTAGTCCGGCACTCTATCCAGCTGAGCTACGGGCGCTAAAAAGTTGGACAGGTTCTTAAGCCAAAGCGGGAAACATGTCAATGAATTCTTTTCTGGTATCGGCGGCCAATCCCCAAATAGGTATTGAACAACAATCGAAAACCCGCTAACTGCCAAAAGATGGAACATTCTCACGAAACCTTCATGCAGATGGCCATCGATCAGGCCCTGGCCGCCGGACAAGAGGACGAGGTGCCGGTGGGCGCGGTGATCGTGGATGCCGACCAGCAGGTGCTCGCCAGCGACCACAACCGCACCATCGGAAACTGCGATCCATCGGCCCATGCGGAGATCAATGTACTGCGCGCCGCCGCCCTCCGCATTCAAAATTATCGTTTGTTAAGCACCACGCTCTATGTTACGGTTGAACCTTGTGCCATGTGCATGGGAGCCATTGTCCATGCCCGTGTGAAAACACTGGTCTTCGGCGCATTCGACCCCAAATGGGGAGCCGCCGAAAGCCTTTACCAATTGGGCCAGGACTCCCGTACCAACCATCGTGTCGAAATCATACATGGTATCTGTGAAGAGCGCTGCCGCTGCATCATCCAGGACTTTTTTCGAATGCGGCGCAAGCGCAACTGATTTGAACCGGAAACGCTGGTTTTTTGCCGGTTTGGGTTCACTTTTTCGATGAAGGAGCAGCAAGTGGCAAATATTGCAATTGTGGGGACCCAGTGGGGTGACGAAGGAAAAGGGAAAATCGTGGATCTGCTGGCGGCCGAAGCCGACGTGGTGGTGCGCTTCCAGGGAGGCA
This window of the uncultured Desulfosarcina sp. genome carries:
- the tadA gene encoding tRNA adenosine(34) deaminase TadA; translated protein: MEHSHETFMQMAIDQALAAGQEDEVPVGAVIVDADQQVLASDHNRTIGNCDPSAHAEINVLRAAALRIQNYRLLSTTLYVTVEPCAMCMGAIVHARVKTLVFGAFDPKWGAAESLYQLGQDSRTNHRVEIIHGICEERCRCIIQDFFRMRRKRN